GCCCGTGAGGAACAACTGGCTTTCCTGGGAGCACTCCCATTCGTGGGTGACATCACCAAGTACCACCTGGCAAAGAACTGCGGGCTTGATGTGGCAAAGCCGGATGTGCACCTTCAAAGGTTGGCTGATCGAGAAGGGTGTACGGTGCAGAACTTGTGCGAGCGCCTTTCCAAAGAGACAGGCCTTCGGATCGCCACAGTAGACACAGTGCTGTGGAGGGCCTGCGCGACTGGGATCCTCGATTCGCGAACAGGCACATTTAGTGACTTGCCCGCTGGGAACGGAGACATCCACTGCCCTCACCGAACTCAGTAATCGAGCGCATCTCGATAAACTGCAGAATGGGACGGATGGTTAACCAGGCGGCTGAAGGGTCAAGGGGTGAGAACCTGCGGACGACTGGGATCTAAGGAGAGAACAAGCAGCATGGGAAGCGCTCGAGTTCTTTTGGTGGACAGTCATCGACTGGCGAGAGACGGCGTCAAATGGTGCCTCGCGGGTACCGCTTTCGAGGTTGCGGATGAAGCAGCTTGCTTTGACGAGGCTCATGAGCGGTCTCAAGGTGTGGATGTCGTGATAGCCGAGATCGGTCGAGCGGAGCTTGGAAAGCAGTCCCTACGTGCGGCAATCAGTTCTCTGACTCCAGCACGCACTTTGGTTTTCAGCTGGCAAGCCAACACGTCGGTGCTCTCGACTGTGAAATCGGCCGGGGCTAGTGGGTGCCTATCGAAGAACTGCAGCCCAGACCAACTGCTCGAGGCACTGAAGGCGATCACAGCCGGTCGAAGGCACTTTCCAGAGAAAGCACAGATGCGGAAGGACGCATCTCACATCGAGTTGTCGTGCAGAGAGGTCGAGATCGCGCGGCACGTGGCGAGCGGGCGCCCTAGTAGAGCGATCGCAACGTCACTTGGGCTGGGCGTGAGGACCGTAGAGAGCCATAGGCGAACTATCAAGAGGAAGCTCGGAGTTGCTTCAAACGCAGAGTTGGTTCGATACGCGATCGAGAACCTACCAGGCCTCTAACTTTTCACCAAAGGAGAAGAAGAAGTGAACACACAAACGAAACTGTTCGGAGGGGCTGCCGTCTGCGGCGCGTTCATAGCACTCCCAGTGCCCTGGTGGGCAAGGGCAGCGCTATTCGTTGTTGCGATCGTTCTGAACGGGATGGGGTTCTGGCGTTACGCCACGCATCCACACGAAGGACGAAGCTTCTAGAAGCGATCACTACTTTTGTGACACCAAGGATCTGGGAGAGAACATGCACATCAAGGTCGAAGTTAGCAAGGCGGAGCTCGAATCGATGGGATGCCACTCGATCGACGAGTTCAAAACGCGGTTCGAAAGTCAGCTCGCCGATGGCGTTGTCACCGCGGCCGGCCGTGCTGCAGACGAATGGCTCTGCAGCTTCGCTATCGCGGTGCAAAGTGATGCGAAGCAGAGCAACGACTCTCCGTTCAAAAAGCACAGGGCAAAGGTGTTGGGACATTACGGGACCGCTGATTGGCTGCGTGTCGTGGTGATGGCGATGTGGAACGGGAACGACAACCGAGTCGGTTTGTCGAAACTGACCAACCTGGACCGAGAACACTTCGCGGCATTCACTGAGATGGTTTCGACATACCACCGGATGGGCGAGGCAGACCCAGCGTTCATGGCGATTGCGGAAGAAGTGAAGGAACGTATTGCCGAAGAAGCCCGAGCCGCGGACAAGGAAGCGAAGTTCCGAGAGTGGCTGGACGATGCAACCGACTGCCTAAGAGAGCAGGGCAAGCATGCAGATCTGGCCACTGATCGGTACACGTGGTTCTGGGGTCGATTCAACGCCGGCGACACACCTGAATCGGCCGCCGCATCTTGTCCCCCTTACGAGAACAGCTAATAAAGTTGAGCGCAGCGCGAAAGAGTCTGATCATCGCGATGATGGTCGTTGTGCAGCCGTCGGCATGGGCGTTCCCAGCGGAAGTCGTCGGGATCACCGATGGCGACACGCTGACGGTGCTGTCTCAGCAGCGAAAGCAAACTCGTTGTCGGCTCGCAGGCATCGATGCGCCAGAGAAGCGCCAAGCCTTTGGAAGCGTCTCAAAGCAGTCCCTTTCTGATCTTGCCTTCCGAAAGGTCGTTGAGGTCAACGTGATCGATCGCGATCGCTACGGAAGGTCGGTATGCCTCATCAAGAGAGAAGGTGTCGACCTGAATCTTGAGCAGGTACGGAGAGGCATGGCTTGGGTCTATCTGCGATACAACAGAGACCGGTTGTACAGGCTGGCAGAAGAAGAGGCCAGAAAGGAACGTCGAGGTCTTTGGTCTGAGCCAGTTCCAGTTCCGCCTTGGGAATTTCGTAAACGCGTCA
The sequence above is drawn from the Piscinibacter gummiphilus genome and encodes:
- a CDS encoding response regulator transcription factor; the protein is MRKDASHIELSCREVEIARHVASGRPSRAIATSLGLGVRTVESHRRTIKRKLGVASNAELVRYAIENLPGL
- a CDS encoding thermonuclease family protein; protein product: MMVVVQPSAWAFPAEVVGITDGDTLTVLSQQRKQTRCRLAGIDAPEKRQAFGSVSKQSLSDLAFRKVVEVNVIDRDRYGRSVCLIKREGVDLNLEQVRRGMAWVYLRYNRDRLYRLAEEEARKERRGLWSEPVPVPPWEFRKRVSQTQLDAAMN